From the genome of Lutzomyia longipalpis isolate SR_M1_2022 chromosome 2, ASM2433408v1, one region includes:
- the LOC129789230 gene encoding dynein axonemal heavy chain 12-like — MQEAINSISHGQIPEEWLKYAYATKKSLANFIQDFLHRINYFQNWVDSGIPASVWLPGFYSPRAFLATIRLNFTRKHKIPVDEIELEFDLCETPNGDSIEISGLFLSGARFDRELNSLAELNPRQLHDELPGIACTPQNVEEKIHSNTYICPTYVLLSDRKDMEDTPGGNGHFIMEIPLRIPSDSSPDHWILRGVAALCQLN; from the exons ATGCAGGAAGctatcaattcaatttcacaCGGACAAATACCGGAAGAATGGCTAAAATATGCTTATGCTACGAAAAAATCTCTggcaaattttattcaagacTTCCTGCACCGAATAAATTACTTCCAG AATTGGGTCGACAGTGGCATTCCTGCATCAGTTTGGCTTCCGGGTTTCTACTCACCTCGTGCTTTCTTAGCAACCATTCGCCTCAACTTCACccgaaaacataaaattcccgtggatgaaattgaattagaatttGACCTTTGTGAGACACCCAATGGGGACTCAATTGAAATATCTGGATTATTTCTGAGTGGAGCTCGATTTGATCGGGAGCTCAATTCTCTGGCAGAATTGAATCCTCGGCAGTTGCATGATGAATTGCCGGGAATTGCATGCACACCGCAAAATgtggaagagaaaattcattcaaatacTTACATCTGTCCAACGTACGTTCTGCTATCCGACCGAAAGGACATGGAGGACACTCCGGGTGGAAATGGGCATTTTATAATGGAAATCCCACTGAGAATTCCCAGTGATTCATCACCAGATCACTGGATTCTTCGTGGAGTTGCTGCACTTTGTCAACTTAattaa